The DNA window CGCGGCGGGATGACGGGCCGCTGGAAATCCGCGCCGACCGCGCCGCCGATGCCGCCGGCATCGCCGCGCTGCTGCGGCGTCTGCACCGGATCACCGACACCGGCGCGCAGCTGGTCGTGGGCGGGGGCTGAGCCATGGCGCGTCGAGTGGCCGAGATCGCCGGTTTTCTGGTCATCGCCACGGCCCTGCACATGACGGCGGCCGCGACGATCCTGCCGGATCGGCCGGCGGCCGGGCCTGCGCGCGATGCACCCGCCGCCGCGCTGACGGCGGGATCGGGCCAGATGGCCGATCTGGTCGCTCAATGGGAACAGCCGCCGCAGGCCGCGACGACGACCGCCGATCCCGCGCCGCAGACGGAGGCGCAGGTGGACGCCGATCCGGCGATCTCGCCGCCCCGCGCCGACCGCGCCCGGGTGCTGGCGGCGATGCCTGCGCCGCGTCCCGCCGCGCCCGATGCCAGCCCGGCGCGGCCGAACCTGCCCGAGCCGCCCCAGGACCGGCCGGCACCCATACCGCCCGACCTGCCCGATCTGCGCAGCTTTGCACCGCCGCAGATCCGGGTGGCCTCGCCCCTGCGGCTGCAGGCTTCGGCCCGGCCCGAACGCCGCCCCGCCCGGTCACGACCGCAACCCGAACCGCAACCCCAACCGCAGCCCCGGCGGGCCGAGCCGGCAGCGGACCGGCAACCGCAGCGGCAGGCGGCGCAGCCCTCCGCCCCGTCGCGCGGCGGCGGCGCCAGCGGGGTCGCCACGCAGCGGTCATCGGGCGGCAATGGCGGCGGCAGCGGCATCAGCGCCGGACAGCGCGCCAGCCTGATGGCGCGTTGGCAGGGCCAGCTGTCATCGTGCCTGTTACGCAGCATCGCGCGCACATCCGGCGCGGCAGGCGCGCGCGGCAGCGTCGCCTTTACCATTTCCCGCAACGGCCGGGTGCAGGGCGCCCGCGTCACCGGCTCCACCGGCAACGCCCGCGTCGACCGAGAGATCTCGCGCGCCGTCCAGCGGGCCCGCTGCCCCGCCGCCCCGGCGGGGCTGACCGACGCCAGCTATACCTTTGCCCAGCCCTTCAACATCCGCTGACCGCCGTCACCGCAGGCGCTGGCCGCCTGAGAAATCTCCGTTCCGCTTTCCACCTGGCCTTGCTATCTACACCGCCAAGGAGGCCGCGATGGCTGTGTTTCTGGGAATCGACGGGGGCGGCAGCGGCTGTCGGGCGGCGCTGGCCGATGCCGGCGGGCGGGTTCTGGGGCGCGGTCAGGGCGGGCCGGCCAATATCAACACCGATGTCGACGGCGCGGCGCGCAGCATCATGCAGGCGGCGGATCAGGCGATGGCCGGCATCGCCGCCGATCCGCGCGAGGTGGTGGCGACTCTGGGACTGGCGGGCGGCACCATGCGCGCGGCGACCCGGCGTCTGGCCGCGCTGCTGCCGTTTGGCAGGATGCAGATCGTCAATGACGGCATCACCACCGCGCGCGGTGCGCTTGGCCCGGGTGACGGCATCCTTGCGGCCATCGGCACCGGCTCGGTCTTTGCGGTCCAGCGGGGCGGGCAGATCCGTCAGGTCGGCGGGCGCGGCTTTCTTCTGGGCGATGAGGGCAGCGGCGCGGTGCTGGGCCGCACCCTGATGGCCGAGGCGATCTGGGCCGGAGACGGCTTCGCGCCGATGACGCCGCTGCTGCGCGCGATCCTGGACGAACATGGCGGGATCGAGGGGATCATCGAATTCGGCAACCGCGCCAGCCCGGCGGATTTCGGGGCGCTGTCGCCGCGCATCGCGGGTGCGGATGATCCCGCCGCGCGGCGCATCCTCGACGCCGCGGCCGATCAGGTGCGCCACATTCTGACCACCCTGCAGGACGGCGACACCTTGCCCGTCGTCTTTGTCGGCGGGCTGGGGCCGCATTACGCCGCCCGGCTGTCGGGCCTTTGGCCGATCCGGCCGGCGCGGGGCAGCAGCGTCGATGGCGCCCTGGCCATGGCCCGGCAGATGGCGCAGGCGGCATGAGCGACCTGTTCACCCCCGAGGCGTTCAGCGACAGCAGCGGCGGCCCGCTTTACGTGCAACTGCACCGGCGAATCGCGGACGCCATCGCCTCGGGCCGGCTGAAGCCCGGCGACAACCTGCCGCCCGAACGCGATCTGGCCGCGATGAGCGGGCTGTCCCGCGTGACCATCCGCAAGGGGGTCGAGGCGCTGGTCGCCTCGGGGCAATTGGTCCAGAAACGCGGCTCGGGCACGTTCGTCGCGCCGCAGGTCGAGCGGCTGGAACAGGCCCTGTCGCTGCTGACCTCGTTCACCGAGGACATGGAGCGGCGCGGCCGCAGGGTCGAAAGCCGCTGGATCGCGCGCGGGCTGCAATCGCCGGCCCCCGAAGAGGTGATGGCGCTTGGGCTGGGCGCGAACGATCTGGTCGCGCGGCTGGAACGGGTGCGGATGTCGGACGGTGTGCCGCTGGCCATCGAACGCGCCTCGCTGCCGGCCACGGTCCTGCCCGATCCCGATGCGGTGGATCGCAGCCTTTACGCCCTGCTTGAGGCGCGCGGCAAGCGCCCGGTCCGCGCGGTCCAGCGCATCTCGGCGGCGAACCTGATCGCCCGCGACGCCGATCTTCTGGGCGTGCCGCCGGGCGTGGCGGGGTTGCGGATCGAGCGTGTATCGTATCTGCCCAACGGGCAGGTCGTGGAATTCACACGCTCGCTGTATCGCGGCGACGCCTATGATTTCGCGGTCGAACTGAAACTGTCGCCCGAGGCCGAAAGACCGCCGACATGACCCGCCGACATGACCGGCAGAACGATGAAGGAGACGATCCGATGAACCAGATCATCACCGGCGCGCGCATCTTTGACGGCGAACGGTTTCTGGACGATCACGCCCTTGTCCTGGCCGAGGGAAGGATCGACGCGGTTCTGCCCGCGTCAGACGCCGGAACCCCCACCCACACCGTCAGGGGCATCGTGGCGCCGGGATTTCTGGATCTGCAGATCAATGGCGGCGGCGGGCTGATGGTGGACGGCACGACCGATGTGGCGGCGCTGCGCGCGATCTGCGCCACCCATCGCCGGCTTGGCTGCGCCGGCGTCCTGCCGACGCTGATCACAGACGCGCCCGAGGCGACGGCGCAGGTGATCGCCGCGGGGATCGAGGCTGCGCAGGCCGGCGTTCCGGGGTTTCTTGGCCTGCATCTGGAAGGCCCGCATCTGGACCCGCGCCGCAAGGGCGCGCACGATCCCGCGCTGGTGCGGCCGATGGACGATCTCGATCTGGCCCGCCTGTCCGACGCCGCCCGCGCCCTGCCGGTGCTGATGGTCACGCTGGCCCCCGAATCGGCCAGCCCGCAGCAGATCGCGGCGCTGTCGGGCGCGGGTGCCGTCGTCAGCCTGGGGCACAGCGATTGCGATTATGACACCGCCTGCGCGGCCTTTGCCGCCGGGGCTGGCTGCGCGACGCATCTGTTCAACGCCATGAGCCAGATGGGCCATCGCAGTCCCGGTCTGGTGGGCGCGGTTCTGGCGGGCGACGGCTTTGCCGGGCTGATCGCCGACGGCATCCACGTCCATCCCGCCGCGATGCAGGCGGCATTGCGCGCGCGGCCCGACGGCATCTTCCTGGTCAGCGACTGCATGGCCTTTGCCGGCACCGACATGACCCGGATGACGCTGAACGGCCGGCCGGTCCTGCGCCGCGACGGGCGGCTGACGCTGGCCGACGGCACGCTGGCCGGGGCCGATCTGCGCATGGATCAGGCGGTCGGGACCCTGGTCACCAAGGTCGGCATCGCGCCCGAACGCGCGCTGGCGATGGCGACATCGGTTCCGGCACGGGCGGTCGGTCTGGACGACCGTTACGGCCGCATCGCCGAAGGGCGCGCGGCGGATTTGATCCTTCTGGACGACGAATTCGCGCTGAAGGCGGTGTGGGACGACGGCTGGCAACCGGTCTGAATCCGTAAAACAGGTGGGAAGACCGCAACCGACGCGCTTGTGTCTGGCCCCGCGCCCCTGCGCAGGCTAACACATCTGCATGGACAAGATCATTCTGCCCGAACGCCCCGACTGGCGCGAGACCGCGAAAGAGCTGGGCTTTACCTTTGCCGACATGCATGGCGAGCCTTATTGGGACGAATCCTCGGCCTATCGCTTCGATCTGCGCCAGATCGAGGACGATATCGAGGATCCCTCGACCCAGCTTCATGCCATGTGCCGCGAGGCGGTCGAAACCATCGTCGGCAGCGAGGATCTGATGGGGCGGATGGGCATCCCCGACCGGCACCGCGATCTTGTCGCCGACAGCTGGCGCCGCAACGAGCCCGAGATCTATGGCCGCTTCGATCTGGCCTATGACGGCACCGGGCCGGCCAAGCTGCTGGAATACAACGCCGACACGCCGACCTCGCTTTACGAAAGCGCCGCGTTCCAGTGGCGCTGGCTTGAGGATCAGATCGCGGCCGGTGCGCTGCCTGCGGATGCCGATCAGTTCAACCGCATCCACGAGGCGCTGGTCGAACGGTTCCGCGCGCTGTTCGATCCCGGCACCGACCTGCATTTCACCGCCATCGCCGACAACCCCGAGGATTACGCCACCGTCGAGGCGATGGGCTGGGCCGCGCGCGAGGCCGGGATGGGCGCGCATTACAGCGATCTGGACAAGATCGGCGTCAGCCCCGACGGCCAGTTCGTCGATGCCGAGGACCGGGTGATCGGGACGCTGTTCAAGCTGTATCCGTGGGAGGATCTGTTGCAGGACGACTATGCCGACCGGATCGCCGGATCGGGCTGTCTGTTCCTGGAACCGGCATGGAAGGCGCTGCTGTCGAACAAGGGCATCCTGCCGGTTCTGTGGCAGATGTTCGAGGGGCATCCGAACCTGCTGCCCGCGTTCTTCGCCGACGACGTGGCCGACGCGCTGGCCGCCAACGGCCGGCCGTTGCGCCATGTCGCGGCCAGTTTCGACCGCGCCGCCGACGCGCTGCGCCGCGCCCATGTCGTCAAGCCGATCTTTTCGCGCGAAGGCGCCGGGGTGCGCATCGTCGAGGCGGGCGACGTGATCGAGGCGTCGGAAAATCCCGATTACGACAGCCATCCGCGCATCGTGCAGGGCTTTCAGCCGCTGCCGGATTTCGGCGGATTTCACCCGGTGATCGGGGCCTGGGTGGTCGGCCATGAATGCGTGGGGATGGGCGTGCGCGAGGATCGCGCGCGGATCACGCAGGATCTGTCCCGCTTCAAGCCTCATTTCATCGCAGACTGAACCGCGTTAGGATGAATGCCATGAGAAAACGTTCCAGAACCGTCGCGCTGGCCATTGTCGGTGCCGCATCCTTTGCGGTTGCGGGCTGCCGCGACGAACAGGTCGATGCGCAGGCTTTCCCCGATCTGGCAAGCTGTCAGGCGGCGGCGGGCGAGGCCGGGATGTTCACGCCAGAGCAGTGCGAGCAGG is part of the Paracoccus stylophorae genome and encodes:
- a CDS encoding GntR family transcriptional regulator; the encoded protein is MSDLFTPEAFSDSSGGPLYVQLHRRIADAIASGRLKPGDNLPPERDLAAMSGLSRVTIRKGVEALVASGQLVQKRGSGTFVAPQVERLEQALSLLTSFTEDMERRGRRVESRWIARGLQSPAPEEVMALGLGANDLVARLERVRMSDGVPLAIERASLPATVLPDPDAVDRSLYALLEARGKRPVRAVQRISAANLIARDADLLGVPPGVAGLRIERVSYLPNGQVVEFTRSLYRGDAYDFAVELKLSPEAERPPT
- a CDS encoding glutathionylspermidine synthase family protein — its product is MDKIILPERPDWRETAKELGFTFADMHGEPYWDESSAYRFDLRQIEDDIEDPSTQLHAMCREAVETIVGSEDLMGRMGIPDRHRDLVADSWRRNEPEIYGRFDLAYDGTGPAKLLEYNADTPTSLYESAAFQWRWLEDQIAAGALPADADQFNRIHEALVERFRALFDPGTDLHFTAIADNPEDYATVEAMGWAAREAGMGAHYSDLDKIGVSPDGQFVDAEDRVIGTLFKLYPWEDLLQDDYADRIAGSGCLFLEPAWKALLSNKGILPVLWQMFEGHPNLLPAFFADDVADALAANGRPLRHVAASFDRAADALRRAHVVKPIFSREGAGVRIVEAGDVIEASENPDYDSHPRIVQGFQPLPDFGGFHPVIGAWVVGHECVGMGVREDRARITQDLSRFKPHFIAD
- a CDS encoding TonB family protein — protein: MARRVAEIAGFLVIATALHMTAAATILPDRPAAGPARDAPAAALTAGSGQMADLVAQWEQPPQAATTTADPAPQTEAQVDADPAISPPRADRARVLAAMPAPRPAAPDASPARPNLPEPPQDRPAPIPPDLPDLRSFAPPQIRVASPLRLQASARPERRPARSRPQPEPQPQPQPRRAEPAADRQPQRQAAQPSAPSRGGGASGVATQRSSGGNGGGSGISAGQRASLMARWQGQLSSCLLRSIARTSGAAGARGSVAFTISRNGRVQGARVTGSTGNARVDREISRAVQRARCPAAPAGLTDASYTFAQPFNIR
- a CDS encoding BadF/BadG/BcrA/BcrD ATPase family protein is translated as MAVFLGIDGGGSGCRAALADAGGRVLGRGQGGPANINTDVDGAARSIMQAADQAMAGIAADPREVVATLGLAGGTMRAATRRLAALLPFGRMQIVNDGITTARGALGPGDGILAAIGTGSVFAVQRGGQIRQVGGRGFLLGDEGSGAVLGRTLMAEAIWAGDGFAPMTPLLRAILDEHGGIEGIIEFGNRASPADFGALSPRIAGADDPAARRILDAAADQVRHILTTLQDGDTLPVVFVGGLGPHYAARLSGLWPIRPARGSSVDGALAMARQMAQAA
- the nagA gene encoding N-acetylglucosamine-6-phosphate deacetylase is translated as MNQIITGARIFDGERFLDDHALVLAEGRIDAVLPASDAGTPTHTVRGIVAPGFLDLQINGGGGLMVDGTTDVAALRAICATHRRLGCAGVLPTLITDAPEATAQVIAAGIEAAQAGVPGFLGLHLEGPHLDPRRKGAHDPALVRPMDDLDLARLSDAARALPVLMVTLAPESASPQQIAALSGAGAVVSLGHSDCDYDTACAAFAAGAGCATHLFNAMSQMGHRSPGLVGAVLAGDGFAGLIADGIHVHPAAMQAALRARPDGIFLVSDCMAFAGTDMTRMTLNGRPVLRRDGRLTLADGTLAGADLRMDQAVGTLVTKVGIAPERALAMATSVPARAVGLDDRYGRIAEGRAADLILLDDEFALKAVWDDGWQPV